One genomic segment of Alosa sapidissima isolate fAloSap1 chromosome 13, fAloSap1.pri, whole genome shotgun sequence includes these proteins:
- the phax gene encoding phosphorylated adapter RNA export protein, producing MAGENRDTMEELEDGELSGSNSDSEMGSNADRRGQMSAAPAFTNQSFQSRAPAQPAPSATGYRNMPAAVSSGSDSDSDEDATLWRTKRQKCSHAPPPPSGPARTPALPFGASAASAQAGRKVNNIWGSVVQEQNQDVMATELGIIGLEGDLDMQSRQSEAYNYVFARKMMERERELERERQEQDESAMLDDELEDYMKKKGPSDDHDSQLKRKRSAKERLGPRAEMDFQGRYEVTEDDPKEKVIDEIAHRLMEPKKDLIERVVNVIGNKKAIELLSETATIEQNGGLYTVDGSRRRTPGGVYLNLLKNTPSITHEQVKEIFQEENQRECQSKKAAKKRRRHIVAKKMKQALNTLDLQEHDDVSRETFASDTNEALESLEEVPEDTVEPPIGTEDTPVVYNSNDLEVF from the exons ATGTCTGCAGCCCCAGCATTCACTAACCAGTCCTTCCAGAGCCGTGCTCCAGCTCAGCCAGCCCCGTCTGCCACTGGCTATCGTAACATGCCTGCCGCAGTCTCCTCCGGCAGTGATTCTGACTCCGACGAAGACGCCACACTGTGGCGAACAAAGCGACAGAAGTGCTCGCACGCTCCCCCGCCCCCCTCGGGGCCTGCCAGGACCCCAGCGCTGCCCTTCGGTGCGTCTGCTGCCTCTGCGCAGGCAGGCCGCAAGGTGAACAACATCTGGGGCTCCGTGGTGCAAGAGCAGAACCAAGACGTGATGGCGACCGAGCTAGGCATCATTGGCTTGGAAGGGGACCTGGACATGCAAAGCAGGCAGAGCGAGGCCTACAACTACGTGTTCGCCCGCAAGATGATGGAGCGCGAgcgagagctagagagagagcggCAGGAGCAGGACGAGTCGGCCATGTTGGACGACGAGCTAGAGGACTACATGAAGAAAAAGGGGCCCAGTGACGACCACGACAGCCAACTGAAGAGGAAGAGGTCCGCCAAGGAGAGGCTGGGCCCCAGGGCCGAGATGGACTTCCAGGGCCGCTATGAGGTCACGGAGGACGACCCAAAGGAGAAAGTTATTGATGAGATCGCTCACAG ACTAATGGAGCCCAAAAAGGATCTTATAGAGCGTGTGGTGAACGTTATTGGAAATAAGAAAGCTATTGAACTCCTGTCAGAGACTGCAACTATAGAACAAAATGGTGGCCTGTACACTGTG GATGGAAGCAGAAGACGAACGCCTGGGGGTGTATATCTGAATCTTCTAAAGAACACACCAAGCATCACACATGAACAAGTCAAG GAGATATTCCAAGAGGAGAACCAGAGGGAATGCCAGAGCAAGAAGGCTGCGAAGAAGCGACGTCGACACATTGTGGCCAAAAAGATGAAGCAGGCTCTCAACACCCTCGACCTGCAGGAGCACGACGACGTCTCCAGAGAGACGTTTGCCAGCGACACCAACGAGGCTCTGGAATCTCTCGAGGAAGTTCCGGAAGACACCGTGGAACCTCCCATAGGTACAGAGGACACGCCTGTGGTCTATAACTCTAATGACCTGGAGGTCTTTTGA